The following proteins are encoded in a genomic region of Corynebacterium atypicum:
- a CDS encoding DUF2017 domain-containing protein translates to MQQWRKKKGLRRTARYQTVFEPMEREVLGNLAATLGEALMERVRTAPKDDLAELTGLSSGHKEPPADPGLARLLPNFAREGDEEFEGDNALLRSFHENDITRAKLENLQAVTQALGPDGGVNVTIEEDEARAWVAALNDIRLYVAAGNGIGANPTGAPVEVGEAAAEEARELIEWLAGNQESLLKAMTGE, encoded by the coding sequence ATGCAACAGTGGCGGAAGAAAAAGGGCCTGCGGCGCACCGCGCGCTACCAGACGGTTTTTGAGCCGATGGAGCGCGAGGTGCTGGGAAACCTCGCCGCGACCTTGGGCGAGGCGCTGATGGAGCGCGTGCGCACGGCGCCGAAGGACGATTTGGCCGAGCTGACGGGGTTGAGCAGCGGGCACAAAGAGCCCCCAGCGGATCCGGGCCTGGCGCGCCTGTTGCCGAACTTCGCTCGGGAAGGCGACGAGGAGTTCGAGGGCGATAACGCGCTGCTGCGGTCTTTTCACGAAAACGACATCACGCGGGCGAAGCTAGAGAATCTGCAGGCTGTCACGCAGGCGCTCGGCCCCGATGGCGGCGTCAACGTCACGATCGAGGAGGACGAGGCGCGCGCCTGGGTGGCCGCGCTGAATGACATCCGCCTGTACGTTGCCGCCGGCAATGGGATCGGGGCGAACCCGACTGGCGCCCCGGTTGAGGTGGGCGAGGCCGCCGCGGAGGAGGCCCGCGAGCTTATCGAATGGTTGGCGGGCAACCAGGAATCGCTGCTCAAAGCCATGACGGGAGAATAG
- the clpS gene encoding ATP-dependent Clp protease adapter ClpS, which translates to MGSPMATPELEEEVDLEVATSENLPWVCIVWDDPVNLMSYVTYIFETVLGYSRKRAMELMMQVHTEGKAVVSSGERDKVEGDVKKLQVAGLWATMQQAG; encoded by the coding sequence ATGGGCTCACCGATGGCGACCCCTGAGCTGGAAGAAGAAGTCGATCTCGAGGTAGCGACCTCGGAGAATCTGCCCTGGGTCTGCATCGTCTGGGACGACCCGGTGAACCTGATGAGCTATGTGACGTACATCTTCGAGACGGTGCTGGGGTATAGCCGCAAGCGCGCCATGGAGCTGATGATGCAGGTGCACACTGAAGGCAAGGCTGTCGTCTCCTCGGGTGAGCGCGACAAGGTCGAGGGGGACGTGAAAAAGCTGCAGGTCGCCGGCCTGTGGGCGACGATGCAGCAGGCCGGCTAG
- a CDS encoding nicotinate phosphoribosyltransferase — protein MSPDNSSLPHQRSTALLTDMYELTMLEAAMRDGTASRRATFEVFARKLPNERRYGVVAGIPRVLEAVSDYFFTEDQLRTLDFLSKKTIDYLRQFSFTGQIDGYREGELYFPYSPILTVRGTFAECVVLETVLLSILNADSAVASAAARMVTAADGRPIMEMGSRRTHEYAAVTASRAAYLAGFESTSNLEAAHRYGIPAAGTSAHAWTLLHVDDEGQPDEVSAFRSQVAAQGVGTTLLVDTYDVTRGVANAIEVAGTGLGGVRIDSGDLGSMTRRVRKQLDSLGAYNTKIVVSSDLDEFSIAGLRSDPIDSFGVGTSVVTGSGSPTMGMVYKLVEVDGHPVAKRSRGKAMTGGAKRALRTYRSTGTAIEELVVPFTASDPEVGDAQTRTLTVPLIRDGAVVPDQPSLRQSRDYLAQQLVTLPWEGLALSRDEPAIGTRFVGFDKA, from the coding sequence ATGTCTCCCGATAACTCCTCGCTGCCGCACCAACGCTCTACCGCGCTGCTCACCGACATGTACGAGCTGACCATGCTCGAGGCGGCGATGCGCGACGGCACGGCAAGCCGCCGGGCAACCTTTGAGGTCTTTGCCCGCAAGCTGCCCAACGAGCGCCGCTACGGGGTCGTCGCCGGCATCCCCCGAGTGCTGGAGGCCGTGAGCGATTACTTTTTCACCGAGGACCAGCTGCGCACGCTGGACTTTTTGAGCAAGAAGACCATCGACTACCTGCGTCAGTTCAGCTTCACCGGGCAGATCGACGGCTACCGGGAAGGCGAGCTGTACTTTCCTTACTCCCCGATCCTCACCGTGCGCGGCACCTTCGCCGAGTGCGTCGTTTTAGAAACCGTGCTGCTGTCCATCCTCAACGCGGACTCGGCGGTGGCCTCGGCTGCCGCGCGCATGGTCACAGCCGCCGACGGCCGCCCCATCATGGAGATGGGCTCACGGCGCACCCACGAGTACGCAGCCGTCACCGCCTCCCGCGCGGCCTACCTCGCCGGCTTCGAGTCCACCTCGAACCTGGAGGCGGCCCACCGCTACGGCATCCCGGCTGCCGGAACCTCCGCGCACGCCTGGACGCTGCTGCACGTCGACGACGAAGGCCAGCCGGACGAGGTCAGCGCGTTTCGCTCGCAGGTGGCCGCGCAGGGCGTGGGCACCACCTTGCTGGTGGATACCTACGACGTCACCCGCGGGGTGGCCAACGCGATTGAGGTCGCCGGCACGGGGCTCGGCGGCGTACGCATCGACTCCGGTGACCTGGGTTCGATGACGCGCCGGGTGCGCAAGCAGCTGGACTCGCTCGGCGCCTACAACACGAAGATCGTCGTATCGTCTGACCTGGACGAGTTTTCCATCGCCGGGCTGCGGAGCGACCCCATCGATTCCTTCGGCGTGGGCACCTCGGTGGTCACCGGGTCCGGCTCCCCGACCATGGGGATGGTCTATAAGCTCGTCGAGGTTGACGGGCACCCAGTAGCCAAGCGTTCCCGGGGCAAGGCGATGACCGGCGGCGCGAAGCGAGCGCTGCGCACCTACCGGTCTACGGGGACGGCCATCGAGGAGCTCGTGGTTCCGTTTACCGCCAGCGACCCGGAGGTCGGCGACGCCCAGACGCGCACGCTTACGGTCCCGCTCATTCGCGACGGCGCGGTGGTCCCTGACCAGCCATCGCTGCGGCAGTCGCGCGACTACCTGGCCCAGCAGCTAGTGACGCTTCCCTGGGAGGGACTGGCGCTCTCGCGCGACGAGCCGGCGATTGGCACCCGCTTCGTCGGCTTTGACAAGGCCTAG
- a CDS encoding ATP-dependent DNA helicase, translating to MASDAPVDGANETEALLAAAVTALGGARRDGQVAMADAVAHAIDARRHLAVQAGTGTGKSLAYLVPALIHAQRNEETVVVSTATIALQRQLVERDLPRLAEALADKLPHRPTFAIQKGRGNYVCLQKISAAERSTADPADKAGAALLDKSDLSWLERQVSRVRQWAADTETGDREDLEPGVPDSVWRQVSVASKECLGRTRCPHGDECFAELARARTADVDVVVTNHALLAIDALADQDVLPPHEVVIVDEAHELDGRITAVATEQLTVSAVKQAISRAEKLPGQEAGKLTQAAEVWAEHAPQLVAGRLTHVDSHTRTLLVALRDELWALGASVGTTPEGESASEPDRYAERMNLANHLSELHDAVVRMLTVFDVEDATAQEDVVWLEVDERRSPALTVAPLSVAELLAGNLFAANTVVLTSATLALGGKFSAMAAGWGLARGTWDALDVGTPFNPAKAAILYVARHLPDPGRAGLAPETLEEIYRLIMAAGGRTLGLFSSRRAAAQAAEELRPRLPMPVLLQGEDATGVLVDKFANDENSCLFGTLTLWQGVDVPGASLSQVIIDRIPFPRPDDPLLQARKEAADAAGRSGFMEVAATHAALLLAQGTGRLVRSVDDRGVISVLDRRLVTKRYGGYLRASLPKYWETTDPQVVAAALRRLTRS from the coding sequence GTGGCCTCAGACGCCCCCGTGGACGGCGCGAACGAGACCGAGGCCCTGCTTGCTGCCGCCGTGACAGCGCTCGGTGGCGCTCGCAGAGACGGCCAGGTGGCCATGGCGGACGCCGTCGCCCACGCCATCGACGCCAGGCGCCACCTCGCTGTGCAGGCTGGCACGGGTACCGGCAAGTCGCTGGCCTACCTCGTGCCGGCGCTCATCCACGCCCAGCGCAACGAAGAGACGGTAGTGGTGTCCACCGCCACGATCGCACTGCAGCGCCAGCTCGTCGAGCGCGACCTGCCCAGGCTGGCCGAGGCGCTCGCCGACAAGCTACCCCACCGGCCTACCTTTGCTATCCAGAAAGGCCGGGGCAACTACGTCTGCCTGCAGAAGATCTCCGCCGCGGAGCGCAGTACCGCCGACCCGGCCGATAAGGCGGGCGCCGCGCTGCTGGACAAGTCCGACCTGAGCTGGCTGGAGCGCCAGGTTTCCCGAGTGCGTCAGTGGGCCGCAGACACGGAAACGGGCGACCGCGAGGACCTCGAGCCAGGCGTGCCCGACTCGGTTTGGCGGCAGGTCTCGGTCGCCTCTAAGGAGTGCCTGGGCCGCACCCGCTGCCCGCACGGGGACGAATGCTTCGCCGAGCTCGCACGCGCCCGGACCGCCGACGTTGACGTGGTGGTGACCAACCATGCGCTTTTGGCCATCGACGCGCTCGCTGACCAAGACGTCCTGCCGCCCCACGAGGTGGTCATCGTCGACGAGGCCCACGAGTTGGACGGGCGGATCACCGCAGTGGCCACCGAGCAGCTTACGGTCAGCGCCGTCAAGCAGGCCATCAGCCGCGCCGAGAAGCTGCCCGGCCAAGAGGCGGGAAAGCTCACCCAGGCGGCCGAAGTGTGGGCCGAACACGCCCCCCAACTCGTTGCCGGTCGCCTAACCCACGTGGATTCGCACACCCGCACCCTTCTGGTCGCCCTCCGCGACGAGCTGTGGGCGCTGGGCGCAAGCGTGGGCACCACCCCGGAGGGCGAGTCCGCCAGCGAGCCGGACCGCTACGCCGAGCGGATGAATCTGGCCAACCACCTCAGCGAGTTGCACGACGCCGTGGTGCGGATGCTCACCGTCTTCGACGTAGAGGACGCCACCGCCCAGGAAGACGTGGTCTGGCTGGAGGTCGACGAGCGCCGCAGCCCAGCGCTCACCGTCGCCCCACTGTCTGTGGCGGAGCTGCTCGCTGGCAACCTGTTCGCGGCGAACACTGTGGTTTTGACCTCCGCCACCCTCGCTTTGGGCGGGAAGTTCTCCGCGATGGCCGCCGGCTGGGGTCTGGCCCGCGGCACCTGGGACGCCCTCGACGTGGGCACCCCCTTCAACCCGGCCAAGGCGGCCATCCTATACGTCGCTCGCCACCTCCCCGACCCGGGGCGCGCGGGCCTGGCCCCGGAGACGCTCGAAGAGATCTACCGGCTCATCATGGCCGCGGGCGGGCGCACCCTCGGGCTATTCTCCTCGCGGCGGGCGGCCGCCCAGGCGGCCGAGGAGCTCCGGCCCCGGCTGCCGATGCCGGTCCTGCTGCAGGGTGAGGACGCCACGGGGGTGCTCGTGGACAAGTTCGCGAACGACGAAAATTCTTGCCTGTTTGGCACGCTGACCCTCTGGCAGGGCGTGGACGTACCGGGGGCGTCATTAAGCCAAGTCATCATCGATAGGATCCCTTTTCCCCGCCCCGACGATCCCCTGCTGCAGGCCCGCAAGGAAGCCGCGGACGCCGCCGGCCGCAGCGGGTTCATGGAAGTGGCTGCGACCCACGCCGCGCTGCTGCTCGCCCAGGGCACCGGGCGGCTGGTGCGCTCGGTCGACGACCGCGGGGTGATCTCGGTGCTCGACCGGCGGCTGGTGACGAAGCGCTACGGGGGCTACCTACGCGCCTCGCTTCCGAAGTACTGGGAGACGACCGACCCCCAGGTGGTAGCCGCGGCGCTGCGCCGCCTCACGCGCTCCTAA
- a CDS encoding aminoacyl-tRNA hydrolase produces MAALADEAAVRAAHAFLSSSVSADPRQRSEDPEHPETVQAMQIALEIPKPDPPQRSDLLAAAARAVVAVCLDPRSAPGGPWHERMAAWYGHRIRKIARRARNKAWLDAQEIDGVTVAEEPPLRQAARARAFVASAVGDVPHEIRKLQIKGTDLPADEPGPARVDAPVIMLNQALAMSTGKDAAQAGHASMLYAASISQDAAADWARAGFPLSVRVIPAERFAQAAVKPGAVAVIDAGFTEVAPGTVTAIALPPGTAF; encoded by the coding sequence GTGGCCGCACTGGCTGACGAGGCCGCGGTGCGTGCCGCGCACGCCTTTCTAAGCTCCTCGGTCTCAGCCGACCCGAGGCAGCGCAGCGAGGACCCGGAGCACCCGGAGACCGTGCAGGCGATGCAGATCGCCCTCGAAATCCCGAAGCCGGATCCGCCGCAGCGTTCGGATCTGCTCGCGGCGGCGGCCCGTGCGGTGGTCGCCGTCTGCCTCGACCCCCGGTCTGCTCCGGGTGGCCCGTGGCACGAGCGGATGGCGGCCTGGTACGGGCACCGGATCCGCAAGATCGCCCGCCGGGCCCGCAACAAGGCCTGGCTGGACGCCCAGGAGATCGACGGGGTGACTGTCGCGGAGGAACCGCCGTTGCGGCAGGCTGCCCGGGCCCGGGCGTTCGTCGCCTCCGCGGTCGGAGACGTGCCGCATGAGATCCGGAAGCTGCAGATCAAGGGCACAGACCTGCCGGCGGACGAGCCCGGCCCGGCTCGGGTTGACGCCCCGGTGATCATGCTCAACCAGGCGCTGGCTATGTCTACCGGGAAGGATGCCGCACAGGCCGGGCACGCGTCGATGCTCTACGCGGCGTCGATAAGCCAGGATGCGGCCGCCGATTGGGCCCGCGCCGGCTTTCCGCTGTCGGTGCGCGTGATCCCCGCCGAGCGGTTCGCGCAGGCCGCCGTGAAACCCGGGGCCGTCGCCGTCATCGACGCCGGGTTTACCGAGGTGGCCCCGGGTACGGTGACGGCCATCGCGCTGCCGCCGGGCACCGCTTTCTAA
- the serB gene encoding phosphoserine phosphatase SerB: protein MELQEGLRPAVVTVSGPDRPGVSAAFFRVLASYGVQLLDVEQSDFRGRLQLAAFIGVAPADKERLEEGLKDTLASYGQRVNLELPDEATFSRPRSTHVVVMLGNPVTANDVSVVGQVLANYGANIDRIRGVADYPVTGLELRITIPNPAPGGGESLRKELTERTAELGLDIAIERAGLLRRSKRLVCFDCDSTLITGEVIEMLADAAGKREEVAQLTEKAMAGELDFAESLRQRVATLKGLDVSVLDDVAERLELTPGARTTIRTLKRMGFAVAVVSGGFTRVLEGLAEELELDYLRANYLEIEDGKLTGRVLGRIVDRQVKAEFLQEFAAQEGLKMHQTVAVGDGANDIDMLSTAGLGIAFNAKPALKEVADTSVDHPFLDEVLYILGVPREEIDSADLDEGTFRKVALS from the coding sequence GTGGAGCTCCAGGAGGGTCTGCGCCCGGCCGTGGTGACAGTCTCCGGGCCGGATCGGCCCGGCGTCTCCGCCGCCTTCTTCCGCGTGCTCGCCTCCTACGGGGTGCAGCTGTTGGACGTGGAGCAGTCGGACTTTCGCGGCAGGCTGCAGCTGGCCGCCTTCATCGGCGTCGCGCCCGCGGACAAGGAACGTCTGGAAGAAGGGCTCAAAGACACACTCGCCTCCTACGGTCAGCGGGTTAATCTGGAGCTTCCGGATGAGGCCACTTTCTCCCGGCCGCGCTCGACGCATGTGGTGGTCATGCTGGGTAACCCGGTCACCGCTAATGACGTCTCGGTGGTCGGCCAGGTGCTAGCCAACTACGGCGCGAACATCGACCGCATCCGCGGCGTGGCGGATTATCCCGTCACGGGCCTGGAGCTGCGCATCACGATTCCGAACCCGGCGCCCGGCGGCGGCGAGTCGCTCCGTAAGGAACTGACCGAGCGCACCGCAGAGCTGGGGCTCGACATCGCCATCGAGCGCGCGGGGCTGCTGCGGCGCTCGAAGCGCCTGGTCTGCTTCGACTGCGATTCCACGTTGATCACCGGCGAGGTCATCGAGATGCTTGCTGACGCCGCAGGCAAAAGGGAGGAGGTCGCGCAGCTCACGGAAAAGGCCATGGCCGGGGAGCTGGACTTTGCGGAATCGCTGCGGCAACGCGTCGCCACGCTCAAGGGCCTGGACGTCTCGGTCCTCGATGACGTCGCGGAGCGCCTGGAGCTTACCCCGGGGGCGCGGACCACGATCCGCACGCTTAAGCGGATGGGCTTTGCGGTGGCGGTGGTCTCTGGCGGGTTTACGCGGGTGCTCGAGGGCCTGGCCGAGGAGCTAGAGTTGGACTACCTGCGTGCCAACTACCTTGAGATCGAAGACGGCAAGCTGACCGGCCGGGTGCTCGGGCGCATCGTGGACCGCCAGGTCAAGGCGGAGTTCCTGCAAGAGTTCGCCGCCCAGGAGGGCCTGAAGATGCACCAGACCGTGGCGGTGGGCGACGGCGCGAACGATATCGACATGCTGTCTACTGCGGGCCTGGGCATAGCCTTCAACGCCAAGCCGGCGCTCAAGGAAGTGGCAGACACCTCCGTGGACCACCCGTTCCTCGACGAGGTGCTCTACATCCTGGGTGTGCCCCGCGAGGAGATCGACTCTGCGGATCTCGACGAAGGTACTTTTAGGAAGGTGGCGTTGAGCTAG
- the ctaD gene encoding aa3-type cytochrome oxidase subunit I, with product MTAVAPRVDDHVAPERPGPTAPNRRGSQLWTLLTSTDHKQLGVLYITLSMIWFFVGGLMALIIRAELFSPGLQFLSNEQFNQLFTMHGTIMLLAFGTPIVWGFANYVLPLQIGAPDVAFPRLNAFGFWLTQAGIVAMLLGFVTPGGAADFGWTMYSPLSDPIHTPGVGADFWIVGVGATGVGTVASAINMITTILTLRAPGMTMFRMPIFTWNILVASVIALLIFPLLLAAALGVLYDRKLGGHIYDPGNGGSVLWQHLFWFFGHPEVYVLALPFFGIVSEVIPVFSRKPMFGYIGLIFATLAIGGLSMAVWAHHMYVTGAVLLPFFSFMTFLISVPTGVKFFNWTGTMWKGHITWETPMVFAVGFMATFLFGGLTGIMLASPPLDFHLADSYFLVAHFHYTLFGTLVFASFSGIYFWFPKMTGRMLDERLGKIHFWLTFVGFHGTFMVQHWLGNMGMPRRYADYLDSDGFTLLNQVSTVFSFLLGLSVLPFIWNVFKSWRYGEVVTVDDPWGYGNSLEWATSCPPPRHNFTSLPRIRSERPAFELHYPHMVERMRKEAHSGSH from the coding sequence ATGACCGCTGTGGCACCTCGGGTCGACGACCACGTCGCCCCCGAGCGCCCAGGCCCGACCGCGCCTAACCGGCGCGGCTCGCAGCTGTGGACGCTCTTAACCAGCACGGATCATAAGCAGCTCGGTGTCCTTTACATCACGCTGTCGATGATCTGGTTCTTCGTCGGTGGCCTGATGGCCCTGATCATCCGCGCTGAGCTGTTCAGCCCGGGGCTGCAGTTCTTGTCCAACGAGCAGTTCAACCAGCTGTTCACCATGCACGGCACGATCATGCTGCTGGCCTTTGGTACCCCGATCGTTTGGGGCTTTGCCAACTACGTCCTGCCGCTGCAGATCGGCGCGCCGGACGTGGCCTTCCCACGGCTGAATGCTTTCGGCTTCTGGCTGACCCAGGCCGGCATCGTGGCGATGCTTTTGGGCTTTGTCACCCCGGGCGGTGCGGCCGACTTCGGCTGGACCATGTACTCGCCGCTGTCGGATCCGATTCACACCCCCGGTGTGGGCGCTGACTTCTGGATCGTGGGCGTGGGCGCCACGGGCGTGGGCACGGTGGCCTCGGCCATCAACATGATCACCACCATCCTGACGCTGCGCGCGCCGGGCATGACGATGTTCCGCATGCCGATCTTCACCTGGAACATCCTGGTGGCCTCCGTGATCGCGCTGCTCATCTTCCCGCTGCTGCTCGCCGCGGCTCTCGGTGTGCTCTACGACCGCAAGCTCGGCGGCCACATCTATGATCCGGGCAACGGCGGCTCTGTGCTTTGGCAGCACCTGTTCTGGTTCTTCGGCCACCCGGAGGTCTACGTGCTGGCGCTGCCGTTCTTCGGCATCGTCTCCGAGGTCATCCCGGTGTTCTCGCGCAAGCCGATGTTCGGCTACATCGGCCTGATCTTCGCCACCCTGGCGATCGGCGGGCTGTCGATGGCCGTGTGGGCGCACCACATGTACGTCACGGGTGCGGTGCTCCTGCCGTTCTTCTCCTTCATGACGTTCCTGATCTCGGTGCCGACCGGCGTGAAGTTCTTCAACTGGACCGGCACCATGTGGAAGGGGCACATCACCTGGGAGACCCCGATGGTCTTCGCCGTCGGCTTCATGGCGACCTTCCTCTTCGGCGGACTCACCGGCATCATGCTGGCCTCCCCGCCGCTGGACTTCCACCTGGCCGATTCCTACTTCCTGGTGGCGCACTTCCACTACACCCTGTTCGGCACCCTGGTGTTCGCCTCCTTCTCGGGCATCTACTTCTGGTTCCCCAAGATGACGGGCCGGATGCTGGACGAGCGTCTGGGCAAGATCCACTTCTGGTTGACTTTTGTCGGCTTCCACGGCACCTTCATGGTTCAGCACTGGTTGGGCAACATGGGCATGCCGCGCCGCTACGCCGACTACCTGGATTCAGACGGCTTCACGCTGCTCAACCAGGTGTCCACGGTGTTCTCCTTCCTGCTCGGGCTGTCGGTGCTGCCGTTCATCTGGAACGTGTTCAAGTCCTGGCGCTACGGCGAGGTAGTCACCGTCGACGACCCGTGGGGTTACGGCAACTCGCTGGAGTGGGCCACCTCCTGCCCGCCCCCGCGCCACAACTTCACCTCGCTGCCGCGGATTCGCTCCGAGCGCCCCGCGTTCGAGCTGCACTACCCGCACATGGTGGAGCGGATGCGTAAAGAAGCGCACTCCGGTAGCCACTAG
- the nrdF gene encoding class 1b ribonucleoside-diphosphate reductase subunit beta translates to MSENQPAAEPRQDYDSYLKDHQKVVKAINWNEIPDEKDLEVWDRLTGNFWLPEKIPVSNDIKSWETLNDLEKQTTMRVFTGLTLLDTIQGTVGAVSLLPDARTLHEEAVYTNIAFMESVHAKSYSNIFMTLANTPMINDAFRWSEENENLQKKAKIVLSYYESDRPLRKKVASTLLESFLFYSGFYLPMYWSSHAKLTNTADIIRLIIRDEAVHGYYIGYKYQRGVAELGQQEQDELKEYTFDLLYDLYENELQYTEDLYDGLGWTEDVKRFLRYNANKALMNLGYEGLFPVDETRVSPAILSALSPNADENHDFFSGSGSSYVIGKAEDTTDDDWDF, encoded by the coding sequence GTGTCTGAGAATCAGCCCGCCGCAGAACCGCGCCAGGACTACGACTCTTACCTCAAGGATCACCAGAAGGTGGTCAAGGCGATCAACTGGAATGAGATTCCTGATGAAAAGGACCTCGAGGTCTGGGACCGGCTGACGGGTAACTTCTGGCTGCCGGAGAAGATCCCGGTCTCCAACGACATCAAGAGCTGGGAGACGCTCAACGACCTGGAGAAGCAGACCACCATGCGGGTCTTTACCGGGCTGACCCTCCTGGACACCATCCAGGGCACGGTGGGGGCGGTCTCTTTGCTTCCCGACGCCCGCACCCTGCACGAGGAGGCGGTCTACACGAACATCGCCTTCATGGAATCGGTGCACGCGAAGAGCTACTCGAATATCTTCATGACGCTGGCGAACACGCCGATGATCAACGATGCCTTCCGGTGGTCCGAGGAAAACGAGAACCTCCAGAAGAAAGCCAAGATCGTCCTGTCCTACTACGAGTCGGATCGCCCGCTGCGTAAGAAGGTCGCCTCGACGCTGCTCGAGTCCTTCCTCTTCTACTCCGGTTTCTACCTTCCGATGTATTGGTCCAGCCACGCTAAGCTGACTAACACTGCGGATATTATTCGGCTGATTATCCGCGACGAAGCCGTCCACGGCTATTACATCGGGTACAAGTATCAGCGCGGGGTGGCCGAGCTCGGGCAGCAGGAGCAGGACGAGCTCAAGGAGTACACCTTCGATTTGCTCTACGACCTCTACGAAAACGAGCTGCAGTACACCGAGGACCTGTACGACGGCCTCGGCTGGACCGAGGACGTCAAGAGGTTCTTGCGGTACAACGCGAACAAGGCGCTGATGAACCTCGGCTACGAGGGGCTCTTCCCGGTCGATGAGACGAGGGTGTCTCCTGCGATCCTCTCCGCGCTCTCGCCCAATGCGGACGAGAATCACGACTTCTTCTCCGGCTCGGGGTCCTCCTACGTGATCGGCAAGGCCGAGGACACCACCGACGACGACTGGGACTTCTAG
- a CDS encoding FadR/GntR family transcriptional regulator, producing MARNTPSTGPLLEYVLDVLGSEICSGIKPTGTVFTLGDLGERFGISRTVAREVMRALEQLGLVASSRRVGLTVQPISNWSVLDMAVIRWRLNSPETRPEQLRSLALLRTAIEPVAAREAATVATQEQREQLLEMARRLGAIGAAGRADTDDFLEVDVGFHSLILEASGNEMIMTLTESVVSVMRGRTEFGLQPAKLSDLAVHQHLDLAQAIAEGSGARAAEISRALLVEVDTQAYSPDTAHEPQVAGRQR from the coding sequence ATGGCGCGGAACACTCCTAGCACAGGGCCGCTTCTCGAATACGTGCTGGACGTTTTGGGCAGCGAGATTTGCTCCGGCATAAAGCCCACGGGCACCGTCTTTACGCTGGGTGACCTGGGCGAACGTTTCGGCATTTCACGCACCGTGGCGCGCGAAGTCATGCGGGCCTTAGAACAGCTGGGACTCGTGGCCTCGTCACGCCGGGTGGGGCTGACCGTGCAGCCGATCTCAAACTGGTCCGTGCTGGATATGGCGGTCATCCGCTGGCGGCTCAACTCCCCGGAGACCCGCCCAGAGCAACTACGCTCACTGGCGCTGCTGCGCACGGCGATTGAGCCCGTGGCAGCGCGGGAGGCCGCTACCGTGGCGACGCAGGAGCAGCGCGAACAGCTGCTCGAGATGGCCCGTCGCCTGGGCGCGATCGGCGCCGCGGGGCGTGCGGATACGGACGACTTCCTCGAGGTAGACGTGGGATTCCACTCGCTGATCCTCGAGGCCTCGGGCAACGAGATGATCATGACACTCACCGAGTCCGTGGTCTCAGTGATGCGCGGGCGCACCGAGTTCGGCCTGCAGCCAGCCAAGCTTTCCGATCTCGCGGTGCACCAGCACCTGGACCTCGCCCAGGCGATCGCCGAGGGCTCCGGGGCGCGCGCCGCCGAGATCAGCCGGGCGCTGCTAGTCGAGGTAGACACCCAGGCATACTCGCCCGACACGGCCCACGAGCCGCAGGTGGCCGGCCGGCAGCGTTAG